The DNA segment GACAGTAACGCAGGGGCCGATAATCACAACGAAGCCCCCACCGTTCAATCTCAAGGGAATTCGGCGCCCGGGAGCATCACGGCGACACCAACGTCTCGTGTGGCCGGATCGACAGACGACAGACCCGTGTGGGTCCGGCAACGTGAGGATAACATGGGCCGGTAGCGGTGCGCGTTCGCCCATGGCGAATCGTAGCCTTTCGAGCCTCGGCGCACGATCTGCGGCCGGCAGGGGGCCGGCTCCCCCCCGGGCGAGATTCCCTCACCGGGTGAACTCGAAGTGGCCGGGGCGGAGTCCTTCCACTCGAACGTCAATGACCCCGGTACGCACCGCCACGGTTGCAAACGTCCCGGCCGGCCGGCCCGCGGTATAGGCGCAGTCAACCAACGAACCCAGCGTGACGTAGGGAATCCGGTTGATCATCGACACGCGCGTCCAGTGCAGGTGTCCGGCGAACGCCGCGATCACCCGAGCGCTCCGCTCGACCAGGGACCGAATCTCGGCCCGGTTTCGGACCAACGCCCGGTCCGGTCGCACGGCGAAATAGCGGTGGCCGCGAAGGTCCTGCTCGTCGAGCGGATGGTGACAGAACACCAAACAGGTCTTGCCGGTTTCCTCAAGCACCCGGGCTAGCCAGACGACCTGGTCGGAACCGATCTCACCCCCGACCCCCTCGACCGGCGGGTCCTGGCTGTCGAGGAGGGCGATGCGCTGGTCCCACCGGTCGATGCATTGATAGGCCTCGTGCTGGCCGACCAGCGACAACGACTCCGCCTTCGTCAGATGGCCGCCATCGGTATTCCCAATGACGTGGAACACCGGAACGCCGATCTGGATGAGAGCGCGCCGGATCCACGTCAGGCGCTCGCGGTCCTCCGCCGCCGAGACGCTGTTGATCCGGTCCCCCAGATCGACGATGAGGTCCGGCCGGAATGCCTGCATCGCCGCGCAGAACGACTCCAGGAGCACCGGCGCGTGGCTGCCGAGTTGGGTGTCGGCATCCGGACCGGCATGGATATCGGCGATGAGGCCGAGCTTCACCGGGGGGCCACGCCGGCACCGGGCCGCCGAACCCACTCCGTGATCGCGCCGAGCGGCACGAATCCCAGCCGTTCCAGAATCGGCCGGCTTGCGGCGCTTGCGTCGACCGTGAGGTACCGGAAGCCGCGCCCCGCGGCTTCCCTCGCCCGCGCGGCCACCAAGGCCCGATAGATCCCCCGGCCACGGAACGGCGGCAGCGTCCCGCCGCCCCACAGCCCGGCGAAGGACCGCCCGGGGGGCATCTCCAGTCGTCCCTCGGCCACGGGCACGACGCCGGCGTACGCCACGAAAAGGCCGAGCGTTGGATCGTCCAGGCGGGAGCGAAACCGATCATCCTGTGCGCGGAGGTCGCGCCCAAACGCGGCGGAGGCGACGGCGACCAGATCGAGGAGGCCGGCCTCATCCCGGACGCGGCGAATCGCGATGTCCGGAGTCGAGGACGCCGACGGCACGCCCCCGGCCAGGTCCCACACCATCAACGTCTCGGGCGCGCGGGGCTCGAACCCGCGCGCGGCGAGACGGTCCCCCAGGTCGTGGGGCCGGTCGTGACCGTAGACCTTCCACTCAACCGCTCGCCCCAGCGAGGCGTAGTATGCCACCTGCTCATCGATGGCACGATCCGCATCGGCCTCGGTCAATTCCCAATAGACGATGCCCGCATACTCCCCCACCGCGCGGACGATGCCGCCGATCGTCTCGAAGCGGACGCTCCGCTCGGGCACGGGGTGGATCCGAAGCTCCGCGTCGAATCGCTCAAGCACCAATCTCTCGTCCACGGTGTCGATCACCTCGCGCGCGGTTCCGCCCTCGCCCGGATATCAGCCCCATGATAGGGGCGAGGCGGCGGGTGTCAAGGAGGATCATGCCGGCGAGCGCACGATGCCGCGGGCGCACGGCGGCGGACCGAGCCGCGGGCGGCGTGGACAGGGAAAAAGGAGAGCCCTCCGCGGCCTAGAATCCGCATCAGCATGTGTTCGGCAGGCGCCGCGGGAGCGCGCAGATGTTCTTCTTGATCCTGATCATGTCGGCGGGGGCGGGCGTCGCCGGGGCGGTCCTGGGGTTGGGCGGGGGGACATTCATCGTCCCGGCGCTCACGCTGGTCTTGAAGCTCCCCATTCGCTACGCGATCGGGGCGAGCATCGTCTCCGTCATCGCGACCAGCAGCGGCGCCGCAGCCGCCTACATCCGGGACCACCTCACCAATCTCAGGATCGGCATCGCCCTTGAGGTCATGACCGTCCTGGGGGCGTTCACCGGTGCGTTCGCCGCGGGGCACGTGTCGCCGCGGTTGTTGTATGTGATCTTCGGGATTCTCCTTGCCTATTCCGCGATCGCCCTACTCGGGCGGCTGAAGTTGGAACTGCCCGGCGAGGTCCCGCATGATCCCCTCGCCGCGCGCCTCCGGTTCGCCGGCCACTACTACGACCAGGCGCTTCGCCAGCGGGTGCCGTACGAAGCGACGGGGGTGATCCCCGGAGGCGTGATGATGTATCTCGCCGGGGTCCTCTCGGGGCTCCTGGGGATCGGCAGCGGGCTGTTCAAGGTGCTGGCGATGGATATTGCGATGCGGCTGCCGATGAAGGTGTCCACTTCCACGAGCAACTTCATGATCGGGGTCACCGCGGCCGCCAGCGCCGGAGTCTACTTCGCCCGCGGCGACGTCTATCCGCTCGTGGTCGCGCCCGTCGCGCTGGGCGTCCTGGGCGGCGCTTGGGTCGGCACGCGCATCCTGGGCCACCTGCGAAACACCACGATCCGCAAGCTCTTCATCCCGATCCTGGCGGTCGTCGCGGTCAGCATGATCGTGAGGGGGCTCGGGCTCCGATGAGGATGGCAGGCGGGTCGGGCGGGGTGCCGAACGACGAGCCCGCCGAGCACGGGATGCGGCCGGTCGTGAGCGCCCTGCTGCGGTACGGGGTCATCCTGTCCGCGGCCACCATCGTCCTCGGCCTGCTGCTCCTCCTGGCTCAGGCGGGACCGCAGGCCCTCATCTCCATCCCGCGCGTCCCCACCGCGGAGAGCACAGACCTGACCTCCGTGCACGCGGTCCTGAGCCAACTGCTGCCCCCCGTCCCGCAGGCTGTGATGGACGCCGGGATCCTGCTGCTGATCGCCACCCCCGTCCTGACCGTGGGCGCCTCCGTCGTCTCGTTCGCCATCGAGAGGGACTGGCTCTACACGCTGATCGCGGCCATTGTGTTCGTGATGCTGATTATCGGCTTCACCGTGGGCCGCGGAGCGGGGGGCGGGTAGGCCCCCTACCGCCCGGCCCAGCGCGGCGCGCGGCGCTCCCGGAAGGCCGCGATCCCCTCCTGGCAGTCGGCGGTGGCGTAGAGCATGCGCTGCAGCTGCCCCTCGAACTCCAAGCCGGCCTCCAACGTCGCCCCCAGCCCATGCCGAATCGCCCGTTTCGCGGCGCGCACCGCGAGGGGCGCGTTGGCGGCAATGATCCGCGCGGTCTCGCCGACCGCCCGGGAGAGGTCCTCGGGGGCGACGACGGCGTCGACGAGTCCGATCCGGTGAGCCTCCTGGGCGCCGATCCGCCGGCCGCTCAAGATCAGGGCCATCGCTCGGGACGACCCGACGAGTCGCGGCAGGCGCTGCGTCCCGCCGGCCGCCGGGACGATCCCCCGGGCGACTTCGGGACACCCAAACTCGGCGCTGCTGGCGGCCCAGCGGAGATCGCACCCCAGCGCCACCTCACATCCGCCGCCGAGCGCGTAGCCATTGACCGCGGCGATCGTCGGCACCGCCATCCGCTCCAGCCCCAGGGGGATCTGGAAGATCAGGCGGTTGTGGGCCCAGATCGCCTCGAGCGCGGCCCCCTCCCGCTCCAGGAGGTCTGCCCCCGCGCAAAACGCCCGCCCCTCGCCGGTGAGGATGAGGACGCGCGCCCCCGGGTCCTGGTCGACCCGCGCCAGCGCGTCCAGCATGTCCCGGCACAGCCCGCTGTTCAGCGCGTTGAGCGCGTCGGGCCGTCGAAGCGTCAGGATGTAGATCCCCTCCGAGCCGTCCAACGTCACGAACGAAACCGGCATCGCGCGCTCCTCCCTTTGCCGCGGGGCCAGGAGAAAGGACCCGCCCGCCTTCCCGCGTAAACTCTTCCGGCGTGAGCCTTTCCTCATGATAGGTGGTGCGATGGGATTGAACAATCCGGGGGAGCGTCCGGCGATCGACCCCGCGGCCAGAAAACAGGTCCTGCGGCTCATCACCTACGGCCTGTACGTCCTGACCTCCGCCGCCGACGACGATCTGGCCGCCGGCACGATCACGTGGCTGTCGCAGGCGTCGTTTACCCCCCCGCTGGTCATGGCGGGCGTCCGCCGGGACGGCCACGTGCACGCCGTCGTCGATCGCAGTAGCACGTTCGCCGTGAACGTGGTGGGGGCCGACCAGCGGGAGATCGCCTCCGCCTTCTTCCGCACCTCCGTGGTGGCGGCGGGGCGGATCAGCGGCTACGCGTTCGAGCGGGGGCGCGCAACCGGTGCTCCGATCTTGACCGATCTGCCGGCGTGGTTCGAGGCGCGCGTCACCGATGCCGTCCGGCGGGGGGATCACACGATCTTCGTGGCCGAGATCGTCGCCTGCGGGGTGCGGGATCCCGCCGCGAGCCCGCTCGCGTTGTCGGACACCCCGTGGTCGTACGCCGGGTAGCGGCACGGCCGCGCACGGCGGCCGGCATGCTCCGCCGGGCGCGGGTCGGCCGGCTCGCGACGGCGGACCCGCAGGGCCAGCCCCACGTCGTCCCCGTCTGCTTCGCCTTCGACGGCGCTGCCGTCTACATCGCCATCGACGACAAGCCCAAGCGTGCGGCTCCCCGCCGCCTGCGGCGGGTCCGAAACATCGAGGCCAATCCCCAAGTGGCCCTGGTGATCGATCACTACGAGGAGGACTGGAGACGCCTCGGCTTCGTCCTGATGACGGGGACGGCGCAGATGATCGCGGAGGGCCGCGATTACCTGCGCGCCCTGACGCTGCTTCGGCGCAAGTACCGCCAATATCGGGCGATGCGCCTGGAGAACAACCCGGTGATCAAGATCTCGCCGCGGCGCACCGTCGCCTGGACGGCGACGCCCCGGAAGGGATCTGCCTAGGGAGCGGGCGGGAGCAGCCCCAGTTCGGCGCAGACGCGGTCGAGGTCGCCGCGATCCTCCGCGCTCGGCACCGGGAGGGGGTTGCGCGCCCTCGCGGTGGCGATGACGCCGGCGCGCCAGAGGTAGTGCTTGACCAGGGCGAGACCGACCGCGGGCTGATTCGTGAGGCGGATCACGGGGTGGAATCGGTGAAAGAGCACGCGGGCTTCCACCGCACGACCGGCCTGCCAGTGGGTCCAGATCTCCACGTAGACGCCGGGCATGATCGCGGCCGGCATCGTGCCGCGCGCGCCCCGCGCCAGTTCCTCGACGAACCAATTTCCCCCCAGCCCGCCGAGAAGGGTGAGCCGATCGGCAGCGGCACGACGCAGCTCGCTGATCTTCGACAGCGGCGCCGGGGTCTCGACTTTGACGTACCGGATCAGCGGATGATCCGCCAGCCGGACGATGAGGTCGGCGGGGATCGTCACTCCGGTCCATCCCGGATTGTCCTGGATCATGATCGGAATTCCCGCCGCGTCCGCGACCGTGGTGTAGTAGGTGTGCAGCGCCTGCGCCGTCGGCTTGACGAAGTACGGTGGCATGACCATGAGCGCGGCCGCGCCGGCGCGGGCCGCATCACGGGCGAGCACGGCGGCGGCCTCCGCGCTGTTGTGGCTCGCGCCGACCACCACGGGGACCCGACCGGCGGCCTGCGCCACAACCGTCTCCGCGACCGTCCGGCGCTCTCCGTCGGTGAGCGCGAAGATC comes from the bacterium genome and includes:
- a CDS encoding metallophosphoesterase; translation: MKLGLIADIHAGPDADTQLGSHAPVLLESFCAAMQAFRPDLIVDLGDRINSVSAAEDRERLTWIRRALIQIGVPVFHVIGNTDGGHLTKAESLSLVGQHEAYQCIDRWDQRIALLDSQDPPVEGVGGEIGSDQVVWLARVLEETGKTCLVFCHHPLDEQDLRGHRYFAVRPDRALVRNRAEIRSLVERSARVIAAFAGHLHWTRVSMINRIPYVTLGSLVDCAYTAGRPAGTFATVAVRTGVIDVRVEGLRPGHFEFTR
- a CDS encoding enoyl-CoA hydratase-related protein; this translates as MPVSFVTLDGSEGIYILTLRRPDALNALNSGLCRDMLDALARVDQDPGARVLILTGEGRAFCAGADLLEREGAALEAIWAHNRLIFQIPLGLERMAVPTIAAVNGYALGGGCEVALGCDLRWAASSAEFGCPEVARGIVPAAGGTQRLPRLVGSSRAMALILSGRRIGAQEAHRIGLVDAVVAPEDLSRAVGETARIIAANAPLAVRAAKRAIRHGLGATLEAGLEFEGQLQRMLYATADCQEGIAAFRERRAPRWAGR
- a CDS encoding dihydrodipicolinate synthase family protein encodes the protein MPATLQGVVPIVATPFDARGELDLPSLRRLVDYLIDAGVHGLAALGVAGEIFALTDGERRTVAETVVAQAAGRVPVVVGASHNSAEAAAVLARDAARAGAAALMVMPPYFVKPTAQALHTYYTTVADAAGIPIMIQDNPGWTGVTIPADLIVRLADHPLIRYVKVETPAPLSKISELRRAAADRLTLLGGLGGNWFVEELARGARGTMPAAIMPGVYVEIWTHWQAGRAVEARVLFHRFHPVIRLTNQPAVGLALVKHYLWRAGVIATARARNPLPVPSAEDRGDLDRVCAELGLLPPAP
- a CDS encoding TIGR03668 family PPOX class F420-dependent oxidoreductase, giving the protein MLRRARVGRLATADPQGQPHVVPVCFAFDGAAVYIAIDDKPKRAAPRRLRRVRNIEANPQVALVIDHYEEDWRRLGFVLMTGTAQMIAEGRDYLRALTLLRRKYRQYRAMRLENNPVIKISPRRTVAWTATPRKGSA
- a CDS encoding DUF1634 domain-containing protein, which gives rise to MRMAGGSGGVPNDEPAEHGMRPVVSALLRYGVILSAATIVLGLLLLLAQAGPQALISIPRVPTAESTDLTSVHAVLSQLLPPVPQAVMDAGILLLIATPVLTVGASVVSFAIERDWLYTLIAAIVFVMLIIGFTVGRGAGGG
- a CDS encoding GNAT family N-acetyltransferase yields the protein MDERLVLERFDAELRIHPVPERSVRFETIGGIVRAVGEYAGIVYWELTEADADRAIDEQVAYYASLGRAVEWKVYGHDRPHDLGDRLAARGFEPRAPETLMVWDLAGGVPSASSTPDIAIRRVRDEAGLLDLVAVASAAFGRDLRAQDDRFRSRLDDPTLGLFVAYAGVVPVAEGRLEMPPGRSFAGLWGGGTLPPFRGRGIYRALVAARAREAAGRGFRYLTVDASAASRPILERLGFVPLGAITEWVRRPGAGVAPR
- a CDS encoding flavin reductase family protein — its product is MGLNNPGERPAIDPAARKQVLRLITYGLYVLTSAADDDLAAGTITWLSQASFTPPLVMAGVRRDGHVHAVVDRSSTFAVNVVGADQREIASAFFRTSVVAAGRISGYAFERGRATGAPILTDLPAWFEARVTDAVRRGDHTIFVAEIVACGVRDPAASPLALSDTPWSYAG
- a CDS encoding sulfite exporter TauE/SafE family protein gives rise to the protein MFFLILIMSAGAGVAGAVLGLGGGTFIVPALTLVLKLPIRYAIGASIVSVIATSSGAAAAYIRDHLTNLRIGIALEVMTVLGAFTGAFAAGHVSPRLLYVIFGILLAYSAIALLGRLKLELPGEVPHDPLAARLRFAGHYYDQALRQRVPYEATGVIPGGVMMYLAGVLSGLLGIGSGLFKVLAMDIAMRLPMKVSTSTSNFMIGVTAAASAGVYFARGDVYPLVVAPVALGVLGGAWVGTRILGHLRNTTIRKLFIPILAVVAVSMIVRGLGLR